A part of Cotesia glomerata isolate CgM1 linkage group LG4, MPM_Cglom_v2.3, whole genome shotgun sequence genomic DNA contains:
- the LOC123263329 gene encoding cuticle protein 19-like: MVSIKVLGNFALVVVVLLSVVERSTSAPHKAHSFQHFHGPVEGEGVEVVWKDKHGHEHVDYKAHPKYKFSYGVEDHHTKDFHGQKEHRDGKDVAGEYTVHEPGGNVRTVKYHADHHGGFHAIVHNSGGNDHSGGTYAGHGHS, encoded by the exons ATGGTGTCGATAAAG GTTCTGGGAAACTTCGCACTGGTGGTAGTAGTCCTTCTGTCTGTCGTGGAAAGGTCCACTTCGGCACCTCACAAAGCGCATTCCTTCCAGCACTTTCACGGGCCAGTCGAGGGCGAGGGTGTTGAAGTTGTCTGGAAAGATAAGCACGGACACGAGCACGTCGACTACAAAGCCCACCCCAAGTACAAATTTTCATACGGCGTTGAGGATCATCACACTAAAGACTTTCACGGACAAAAGGAACACCGCGACG GGAAGGACGTAGCTGGTGAGTACACCGTGCACGAACCCGGCGGCAATGTCAGGACCGTAAAGTACCACGCAGACCATCATGGCGGTTTTCATGCCATAGTACACAATTCCGGCGGAAACGACCACTCCGGCGGTACCTACGCCGGGCACGGGCACAGTTGA
- the LOC123263092 gene encoding histidine-rich glycoprotein-like — protein sequence MTLKVLLCLCLLNIYQSKAGVVSFSSLEDHHHHHYEHEHDHEHLPFATSYMHFHGPVEGPGFEVKVPYVIPHHYEHHHEDHEHHHHHEDSNDLSEHHKHEEEEFLGHVTDYVAHPKYEFAYGVEDHHTGDFHGQKEVRDGTSVSGEYSVKEPGGTVRVVKYKADKDGFHAHVERKGKNNHSGAKYSTHAHTYEPAAHHDDNQKQHHFQLETDDSHYQYSHDAYA from the exons ATGACTCTCAAG GTATTGTTATGTCTGTGCCTTCTGAATATCTATCAATCAAAGGCAGGAGTTGTctcattttcttctttagaaGATCATCACCATCATCACTACGAGCATGAGCACGATCATGAGCACCTACCATTCGCGACGTCTTACATGCACTTCCATGGACCGGTAGAGGGTCCAGGGTTCGAAGTGAAAGTGCCGTATGTTATCCCCCATCACTACGAGCATCACCACGAGGACCACGagcaccatcatcatcatgaGGACAGTAATGATCTCTCGGAGCACCACAAGCACGAGGAGGAAGAATTTCTTGGTCACGTTACGGACTACGTCGCTCATCCAAAGTACGAATTCGCGTACGGAGTCGAGGACCATCACACCGGAGACTTTCACGGGCAAAAAGAAGTTAGAGACG GAACGAGTGTTAGCGGAGAGTACAGCGTGAAAGAGCCAGGCGGCACCGTTCGCGTTGTTAAGTACAAGGCTGACAAGGACGGATTTCACGCGCACGTCGAAAGGAAGGGAAAGAATAATCACTCCGGTGCGAAGTATTCCACTCACGCCCATACTTATGAACCGGCTGCTCATCACGATGATAATCAAAAACAGCATCACTTTCAGTTAGAGACTGACGACAGTCATTACCAGTACTCTCACGACGCCTAcgcataa